Proteins co-encoded in one Xiphophorus couchianus chromosome 3, X_couchianus-1.0, whole genome shotgun sequence genomic window:
- the vars1 gene encoding valine--tRNA ligase, giving the protein MDTLYVSPHPDDFRSLLALIAAEFCPSSRPRIISEDPPASLNARSRPALALTAAGDGDSVLSGASAVAWYLAFQGKRAGVDSKQQSQVWQWLSFADNELTPVSCAVVFPLMGVMGVDKKLQQSSRAELMRVLKVLDQALAPRTYLVGESLTLADMAVATAILLAFKYALEPSDRKAVTNVTRWFTTCINQPQFLKVLGEITLCEKVGPVTATPNAAGKAANVTVDSNNSAANGPPKTEAQLKKEAKKREKLEKFQQKKEMEAKKKTQPAAEKKAKPEKKELGVITYDIPTNPGDKKDVISALPDSYSPQYVEAAWYPWWEKQGFFKPEFGRKNISEPNPRGIFMMCIPPPNVTGSLHLGHALTNAIQDCLTRWHRMRGETTLWNPGCDHAGIATQVVVEKKLKREKGLSRHDLGRENFIHEVWKWKNEKGDRIYHQLKKLGSSLDWDRACFTMDQKLSYAVQEAFIRMHDEGVIYRSKRLVNWSCTLNSAISDIEVDKKELGGRTLLPVPGYKEKVEFGVLVSFAYKVDGSDEEVIVATTRIETMLGDTAVAVHPADPRYQHLKGKAVLHPFCERKMPIVFDDFVDMNFGTGAVKITPAHDHNDYEVGERHNLAFINILDENGLLINVPPPFLGMKRFEARTAVLQALKDRGQFKEIKDNPMVVPVCSRSKDVVEPLLKPQWYVNCREMGKQAADVVREGKLKIIPDHHLKTWFNWMDNIRDWCISRQLWWGHRIPAYFVTVNDPSVKRGEDMDGHYWVSGRSEEEAKEKAAKRFNVSVDKISLRQDEDVLDTWFSSGIFPFSIFGWPNETQDLNVFYPGTLLETGHDILFFWVARMVMMGLKLTGKLPFKEVYLHAVVRDAHGRKMSKSLGNVIDPLDVITGISLEGLHAQLTDSNLDPVEVEKAKQGQKSDYPNGIPECGTDALRFALCAYTSQGRDINLDVNRILGYRHFCNKLWNAVKFAMKTLGDNFVPSEKAQLSGEESVADRWILSRLSAAVALCDDGFKAYDFPAITTAVYNFWLYELCDVYLESVKPVFIKADEDSATQRQAEVCRQTLYTCLDVGLRLLSPLMPFVTEELYQRLPRRKPQTDPSSICVTSYPDTTEFCWNSEEVDRDMEFIMTVVKTIRSLRADYNLTKTRADCYLQCIDAATVSLLQKYSLQIQTLSYSQAVIPLTADQPVPEGCAVAIASDRCTVNLMLKGLIDVEKEVTKLMTKKGDLEKQMEKLGEKMAKNDYKEKVPAKVQEQDAEKLRQSQTELQKVTEAMENFKKMM; this is encoded by the exons ATGGACACCCTCTACGTGTCCCCTCACCCCGATGACTTCAGGAGTCTGCTGGCTCTCATCGCTGCAGAGTTTTGTCCATCATCTCGTCCTCGGATCATCTCGGAGGATCCGCCAGCTTCCCTGAATGCCCGCTCCAGACCCGCCCTGGCCCTGACCGCTGCCGGGGACGGGGACTCTGTCCTGAGCGGGGCCAGTGCTGTGGCATGGTACCTGGCTTTTCAGGGGAAGAGGGCTGGGGTGGATTCAAAGCAACAGAGCCAAGTGTGGCAGTGGCTCAGCTTTGCAGACAACGAGCTCACCCCAGTTTCCTGTGCCGTGGTCTTCCCTCTGATGGGAGTGATGGGCGTAGATAAAAAG ctgcagcagagttCGCGGGCAGAACTCATGCGGGTTCTAAAGGTTCTGGACCAGGCCTTGGCACCGAGAACGTACCTGGTGGGAGAGAGCCTCACTCTGGCTGACATGGCCGTTGCTACAGCTATTCTTCTGGCGTTCAAATAT gcgTTGGAGCCTTCAGACAGGAAGGCAGTGACCAATGTGACCAGATGGTTCACAACCTGCATCAACCAGCCTCAGTTCCTGAAGGTGCTGGGAGAGATCACTCTTTGTGAGAAAGTGGGACCAGTAACAGCAACACCGAATGCTGCTGGAAAAGCTGCAAATGTCACTGTGGACTCCAACAATTCTGCTGCTAATG GTCCACCAAAGACGGAGGCGCAGCTgaaaaaggaagcaaagaagagagaaaaattgGAAAAGTTTCAACAGAAGAAGGAAATGGAGgcaaagaaaaagacacaacCTGCAGCAGAG AAAAAGGCAAAACCTGAAAAGAAAGAGCTTGGAGTGATTACATACGACATTCCTACAAACCCCGGAGATAAAAAAG ACGTCATCAGTGCGCTTCCTGACTCGTACAGCCCTCAGTACGTGGAGGCTGCCTGGTATCCATGGTGGGAGAAGCAGGGCTTTTTCAAACCTGAGTTTGGT AGGAAGAACATCAGTGAGCCAAACCCTCGTGGCATCTTCATGATGTGCATCCCTCCTCCAAACGTGACCGGATCTCTTCACCTGGGTCACGCTCTCACCAACGCCATTCAGGATTGTTTGACCAGATG GCACAGGATGCGGGGGGAAACCACGCTGTGGAACCCGGGCTGCGACCACGCCGGCATCGCAACGCAAGTGGTGGTGGAGAAGAAgctgaaaagagagaaaggtCTGAGCCGCCACGATCTGGGCAGGGAGAACTTCATCCACGAAGTTTGGAAGTGGAAGAACGA GAAGGGGGACCGTATTTACCACCAGCTGAAGAAGCTGGGCTCCTCTCTGGACTGGGACAGGGCGTGCTTCACCATGGACCAGAAACTGTCCTACGCAGTGCAGGAGGCCTTCATCCGCATGCATGACGAAGGAGTGATTTACAGGAGCAAGAGGCTCGTCAACTGGTCCTGCACACTGAACTCCGCCATCTCTGACATAGAG GTGGATAAAAAGGAGCTCGGTGGCAGAACTCTGCTCCCTGTGCCCGGCTACAAGGAGAAAGTAGAGTTTGGGGTCTTGGTGTCCTTCGCTTACAAGGTGGATGGATCAG ATGAGGAAGTGATCGTGGCCACGACCCGTATCGAGACGATGTTGGGAGACACGGCGGTGGCCGTCCACCCGGCTGACCCCAGGTACCAGCATCTGAAGGGAAAAGCCGTGCTGCATCCCTTTTGCGAGCGCAAGATGCCGATAGTCTTTGACGACTTTGTGGACATGAATTTTGGAACAG GTGCTGTCAAAATCACCCCAGCTCACGACCATAATGACTACGAGGTCGGAGAGAGACACAATCTGGCCTTCATCAACATCTTGGATGAAAATGGGCTGCTCATTAACGTGCCTCCACCCTTCCTG GGCATGAAGCGATTCGAGGCCAGAACAGCCGTCCTGCAGGCGCTGAAGGACAGAGGCCAGTTTAAAGAGATCAAAGACAACCCCATGGTTGTGCCCGTCTGCAG CCGTTCAAAGGATGTTGTGGAGCCGCTGCTGAAGCCTCAATGGTACGTCAACTGCAGAGAAATGGGCAAACAGGCTGCAGACGTCGTGAGGGAAGGGAAGCTCAAGATCATCCCCGATCACCACCTGAAGACGTGGTTCAACTGGATGGACAACATCAG AGACTGGTGTATCTCCCGGCAGCTGTGGTGGGGTCACCGTATTCCTGCCTATTTCGTCACAGTTAATGATCCCTCTGTGAAACGTGGCGAG gACATGGATGGTCATTACTGGGTGAGTGGCAGATCAGAGGAGGAGGccaaagaaaaagcagcaaaacgCTTCAATGTGTCTGTGGATAAAATTTCCCTCCGGCAGG ACGAGGATGTTCTGGACACTTGGTTCTCGTCCGGCATTTTCCCCTTCTCTATTTTCGGATGGCCTAATGAG ACCCAGGACCTGAACGTGTTCTACCCCGGCACCCTGCTGGAGACGGGCCATGACATCCTGTTCTTCTGGGTTGCCCGCATGGTGATGATGGGCCTGAAACTGACGGGCAAGCTGCCCTTTAAAGAG GTTTATCTGCATGCCGTGGTGCGGGACGCTCATGGGAGGAAGATGAGCAAATCCCTCGGGAACGTCATCGACCCGCTGGACGTCATCACCGGGATTTCCCTGGAG GGTCTTCATGCTCAGCTGACGGACAGTAACTTGGATCCTGTAGAGGTGGAGAAGGCGAAGCAAGGCCAGAAGTCAGACTATCCAAACGGCATCCCAGAGTGTGGGACAGATGCTCTCCGGTTCGCATTGTGCGCCTACACCAGCCAAG gaAGGGACATCAACCTGGATGTCAACCGCATCCTGGGGTACCGTCACTTCTGCAACAAACTGTGGAACGCTGTGAAGTTTGCAATGAAAACACTTGGAGACAACTTTGTTCCCTCAGAAAAAGCCCAG CTGTCTGGAGAGGAGAGCGTGGCAGACAGGTGGATCCTGTCCAGGCTGAGTGCGGCTGTGGCTTTGTGTGACGATGGCTTCAAGGCCTACGATTTCCCAGCCATCACCACTGCCGTCTACAACTTCTGGCTCTATGAGCTCTGTGACGTCTACTTG GAAAGTGTGAAGCCGGTGTTCATTAAAGCAGACGAAGACAGCGCCACCCAGAGGCAAGCCGAAGTATGCAGGCAGACCCTTTACACTTGTTTGGACGTGGGTTTGCGTCTTCTTTCCCCCTTGATGCCCTTCGTCACTGAGGAACTCTACCAGAGGTTACCTCGACGGAAACCTCAGACTGATCCATCCAGCATCTGCGTCACGTCCTACCCAGACACCACAGAG TTTTGCTGGAACAGCGAAGAGGTCGACCGCGACATGGAGTTCATCATGACGGTGGTCAAGACGATCCGATCTCTGAGGGCCGACTACAACCTGACAAAGACCAGAGCCGACT GCTACCTGCAGTGCATAGATGCTGCAACCGTGTCTCTGCTGCAGAAATACAGCCTGCAGATTCAGACCTTGTCTTACTCTCAGGCCGTCATCCCTCTGACAGCCGACCAGCCGGTCCCAGAAGGCTGCGCTGTGGCTATCGCTTCTGACAGATGTACTGTCAACCTCATGCTCAAG GGTCTCATCGATGTGGAGAAGGAAGTGACTAAACTGATGACAAAGAAAGGTGACTTGGAGAAACAGATGGAGAAGCTGGGAGAGAAGATGGCGAAGAATGATTACAAGGAGAAGGTGCCGGCGAAGGTGCAGGAGCAGGATGCGGAGAAG CTGCGCCAGAGTCAGACCGAGCTCCAGAAAGTGACAGAAGCCATGgaaaatttcaagaaaatgaTGTAA
- the LOC114138941 gene encoding uncharacterized protein LOC114138941 — protein MLLNVAAVWLLAQLGPGLSLPAEHDSEPGFTLCDGCFYRQTPPRGAAAEPPLHRHCHRLPGGRAFTALSRPTCATAVCSAFHLSHGWTGKEELQEGEAVTEEEHGVKVAVPALLRGATEDPSDSPLQQWDSTVAALIQSSIIPKCTALGGGVYVLTGAGRLGAAEDGDKACQAKPLWTAACCAPPEGKSGFSVGLIKETEEAERQVSMKELEEMLGVEELFSEGCGGEDRETAAAAEGLHTDALHTNAAQTDVNSETVDPHAKADLEESSKDSTPEERVGVDAKSEDSDLSEETAAESVISVSSRVQQYSESVPEDDSNSTSTLLYVLSTTLSILKAPLRPVFSTVTEFPAQVTHVLQEDIGVLSALPGNTITLFHLLTSDLLSWTGSAGEMLLGVGETCFSSVYYCSSSMAEALLSSCHTGLTGMGTLAGDTVGIFGGVLDNSWWLTKFFGGKLWEQTEGYVGTMVSEMGDQAQAVGGGLGRLAWRTGSGVGSVFTMGGNFIIGMLNVVFGAAREAFGKESE, from the exons ATGCTGCTGAATGTTGCTGCGGTGTGGCTGCTGGCGCAGCTGGGCCCGGGCCTGTCTCTTCCAGCTGAGCATGACTCGGAGCCAGGCTTCACCCTCTGTGACGGCTGCTTCTACAGACAGACTCCTCCCCGGGGAGCCGCAGCTGAGCCGCCGCTGCACCGACACTGCCACAGACTGCCGGGAGGACGGGCATTCACCGCTCTGTCCAGGCCGACCTGTGCCACGGCTGTCTGCTCAGCCTTCCATCTCAGCCATGGATGGACGGGgaaggaggagctgcaggagggGGAGGCTGTG ACAGAGGAAGAACATGGTGTCAAAGTCGCCGTTCCAGCTCTTCTTAGAGGAGCAACAGAGGATCCATCTGACTCTCCGCTTCAACAGTGGGACTCGACAGTGGCGGCACTGATCCAGTCCAGCATCATTCCCAAGTGCACCGCTTTAGGAGGGGGTGTCTACGTTCTGACAGGAGCAGGACGTCTCGGGGCAGCAGAGGATGGAGACAAAGCTTGTCAGGCCAAGCCGCTGTGGACGGCAGCGTGCTGCGCTCCTCCAGAGGGGAAGAGCGGCTTCAGTGTGGGGTTAATCAAAGAGACAGAAGAGGCGGAGAGGCAAGTGAGCatgaaggagctggaggagatgTTAGGGGTGGAGGAGCTGTTCTCTGAAGGCTGTGGGGGAGAAGACAGGGAGACAGCTGCAGCCGCAGAGGGGCTTCACACCGACGCGCTTCATACAAATGCCGCACAAACAGATGTGAATTCAGAAACTGTTGACCCACATGCAAAGGCAGACTTAGAGGAGAGCAGCAAAGATTCAACGCCGGAGGAAAGGGTTGGTGTTGATGCTAAATCGGAGGATTCTGACCTTTCAGAGGAAACCGCAGCAGAATCTGTAATTTCTGTCAGCAGCAGGGTGCAGCAGTACAGCGAATCTGTTCCTGAAGACGACTCAAACTCCACCAGCACTCTGCTCTACGTCCTGTCCACCACCCTGTCCATCCTGAAAGCTCCTCTCCGCCCAGTGTTCTCCACTGTCACAGAATTTCCTGCTCAG gtgaCTCATGTTCTTCAGGAAGATATAGGAGTCCTGTCCGCACTGCCTGGCAACACCATCACGCTGTTCCACCTcctcacctctgacctcctCTCCTGGACGGGATCAGCTGGAGAAATGCTGCTCGGTGTTGGGGAGACGTGCTTCTCCAGTGTTTATTACTGTTCTTCGTCAATGGCGGAGGCCCTGCTGAGCAGCTGCCACACCGGCCTGACGGGCATGGGAACCCTGGCCGGAGACACAGTGGGGATTTTTGGTGGTGTTCTGGATAATAGCTGGTGGCTGACCAAGTTCTTTGGAGGGAAGCTGTGGGAGCAGACTGAAGGCTATGTGGGTACCATGGTGTCGGAGATGGGGGATCAAGCTCAGGCTGTGGGCGGCGGTCTGGGCAGGCTGGCCTGGAGAACCGGGAGCGGAGTGGGCAGCGTCTTCACAATGGGAGGAAATTTTATAATAGGGATGCTAAatgtggtttttggtgcagcaaGAGAGGCGTTTGGGAAGGAATCAGAGTAA